A stretch of the Pseudomonas helvetica genome encodes the following:
- a CDS encoding phage tail protein, translating to MAYMEQLQSGLKYLVEAGEAGRRSADGMLGPVNGAISELTGAASELENIPFVGPAIGAKLQRVMRGVDAAQAKVGQVAAVYGRATRAATEVQERLGTLKEQAGKAATAINNIAGKVSPSLANIVPTSSFAVDATPAPEAVKPFPHLMIIQPRDPKLQPYYFNLDTAAFDELSRSTEFRWASQERLTRRPAQQAVGMGEEKLTLKGTIYPGFKGGLKQLDTLRTIGARLQPLTLTTGYGDVMGAWCLKNINEEQSALMHGGIPRKQGFTLEFVRYGDDMQDV from the coding sequence ATGGCTTATATGGAGCAGTTGCAATCGGGCCTCAAGTACCTGGTGGAAGCGGGGGAAGCTGGCCGGCGCAGTGCGGACGGCATGCTGGGGCCGGTCAACGGTGCGATCAGCGAGTTGACTGGTGCGGCGTCCGAGCTGGAAAACATCCCGTTTGTGGGGCCGGCTATCGGCGCCAAGCTTCAGCGGGTGATGCGCGGCGTAGACGCGGCCCAGGCCAAGGTCGGCCAAGTGGCGGCGGTGTACGGCCGTGCGACCCGGGCGGCCACTGAAGTACAGGAACGGTTGGGCACGCTGAAGGAACAAGCGGGCAAGGCGGCGACGGCGATCAACAACATCGCCGGCAAGGTCAGCCCGTCGCTGGCCAACATCGTGCCCACCAGCTCTTTTGCCGTGGATGCTACGCCCGCCCCGGAGGCGGTGAAGCCGTTCCCGCACCTGATGATCATTCAGCCGCGTGACCCGAAACTTCAGCCGTACTACTTCAACCTAGACACGGCCGCCTTTGACGAGCTGAGCCGCTCGACCGAATTCCGCTGGGCCTCGCAGGAGCGTTTGACGCGCCGGCCGGCGCAGCAGGCCGTGGGCATGGGCGAAGAAAAGTTGACGCTCAAGGGCACGATCTATCCGGGCTTCAAAGGTGGCCTCAAGCAGCTCGACACCTTGCGCACGATCGGCGCCAGGCTTCAGCCGTTGACCCTGACTACGGGCTACGGCGACGTAATGGGGGCTTGGTGCTTGAAGAATATCAACGAGGAGCAGAGCGCGCTGATGCACGGCGGGATTCCCCGTAAACAAGGGTTCACACTGGAGTTTGTGCGCTATGGCGATGACATGCAGGACGTCTGA
- a CDS encoding tail protein X, which produces MAMTCRTSEGDMLDVICHNYYGHLNGSTEAVLDANQGLADEPQPYRVGVLIILPDLPSPTNEGVSLWD; this is translated from the coding sequence ATGGCGATGACATGCAGGACGTCTGAGGGGGACATGCTCGATGTCATTTGCCATAACTACTATGGCCACCTCAACGGCAGCACCGAGGCGGTACTCGATGCAAACCAAGGGCTGGCCGATGAGCCTCAGCCCTATCGGGTCGGGGTGTTGATCATCCTGCCGGATCTGCCCAGCCCGACGAACGAGGGTGTCAGCCTTTGGGATTGA
- a CDS encoding contractile injection system protein, VgrG/Pvc8 family, with amino-acid sequence MTPMFRIVADGADVTAKINDRLLLLRTSDKPGMESDEFELRIDDRDGQVQLPRRGSSIEVYLGYAETSLARQGRYTVDTVEVSGPPDTIVIKGKASDMRGSGKTIRSGSWEDVPLSKIVADIAARNGWQPVCPVSTKVPRVDQLNESDFNFITRLAKQYDCTAKVADGKLLVMPRQGGQTASGKTFGAITLTKSDLSRWQFSLGDRNSHKAVAAKHQDKKSGKLAVVTIDNDDSPDGLPAVHTDRHIYPNENAAKAAAKARLAAFNRSTADVRLEMPGRTDIFAERPINAQGFKVGLDGEYLVDSVEQVFTQSGWSTTVECNAGKQGKSKGKKKKDTKPLKVVSVEKL; translated from the coding sequence ATGACCCCGATGTTTCGAATCGTCGCCGATGGCGCCGACGTCACCGCCAAGATCAATGATCGGCTGTTGTTGCTGCGTACCTCGGACAAGCCGGGCATGGAGTCCGACGAGTTTGAGCTACGCATTGACGACCGCGACGGTCAGGTGCAACTGCCAAGGCGTGGCAGCTCGATCGAGGTCTACTTGGGCTATGCCGAAACGTCCCTGGCGCGCCAGGGACGTTACACCGTGGACACGGTCGAGGTTTCAGGACCGCCGGACACCATCGTGATCAAGGGTAAGGCCAGCGACATGCGCGGCAGTGGCAAGACCATCCGTAGCGGAAGCTGGGAGGACGTGCCGCTGTCGAAGATCGTGGCCGACATCGCCGCACGTAATGGCTGGCAGCCGGTGTGCCCGGTGTCGACCAAAGTGCCCCGGGTGGATCAGCTCAACGAGTCCGATTTTAATTTCATCACGCGCCTGGCCAAGCAATACGACTGCACGGCCAAGGTCGCCGACGGCAAGCTGTTGGTGATGCCGCGTCAAGGCGGCCAGACCGCCAGCGGCAAGACCTTCGGTGCAATCACCCTGACGAAGAGCGACCTCAGTCGCTGGCAATTCAGTCTCGGCGATCGCAACTCGCACAAGGCGGTTGCGGCCAAGCATCAGGACAAGAAGAGCGGCAAGCTGGCGGTGGTCACCATCGACAACGACGACTCGCCGGATGGCCTGCCGGCGGTGCATACCGATCGGCATATCTACCCCAACGAAAACGCAGCCAAGGCGGCCGCCAAAGCCCGTCTGGCAGCGTTCAACCGTTCGACCGCTGACGTGCGTCTGGAGATGCCCGGCCGCACGGACATCTTTGCCGAGCGGCCGATCAACGCCCAGGGCTTCAAGGTCGGCCTCGATGGCGAGTACCTGGTGGATTCGGTCGAGCAGGTGTTCACCCAGTCCGGCTGGTCGACCACGGTCGAGTGCAATGCCGGCAAGCAAGGCAAATCCAAAGGCAAGAAAAAGAAAGACACGAAGCCGCTCAAGGTTGTGAGCGTCGAGAAGCTGTAA
- a CDS encoding structural protein P5: MTANETRGVRNRNPGNIDYNPANQWQGQLKPDPAIEKRFARFDTAENGIRALGKLLINYRGKDGMPGVGGQGIDTPREFVTRWAPGNENNTEAYIAAITKRLGVQPSDVIDIKSPATLRAVMLGIIVHENGGNPYPEAVFEEGLRRALL; encoded by the coding sequence ATGACTGCAAACGAGACGCGCGGGGTGCGCAACCGCAACCCCGGAAACATTGACTACAACCCGGCCAACCAATGGCAGGGCCAACTGAAGCCAGATCCGGCTATCGAGAAGCGGTTCGCCCGCTTTGACACCGCCGAGAATGGCATCCGCGCCCTGGGCAAGCTGCTGATCAACTATCGCGGCAAAGACGGTATGCCCGGTGTCGGCGGCCAAGGTATCGACACCCCTCGCGAGTTTGTCACCCGCTGGGCGCCCGGGAACGAGAACAACACCGAGGCCTATATCGCCGCGATCACTAAGCGCCTGGGCGTGCAGCCGAGCGACGTGATCGATATCAAGAGCCCGGCGACCCTGCGCGCGGTGATGCTTGGGATCATCGTTCACGAAAACGGCGGGAACCCATATCCGGAGGCCGTGTTCGAGGAAGGGCTGCGCAGGGCTCTGCTGTGA
- a CDS encoding lysis system i-spanin subunit Rz produces the protein MNAVAWKLGGVVAALAIVAGGAAALAWQLQDGRYGRQMAEQARLHGETLNELTRAAATQQRTEQDKRLALEQRLAASDQTHYEALTHAQKDQARLRDRLATADVRLSVLLDATDSASGTAVSAATTTGGVVHGATRAQLDPAHAQRIIGITDAGDQGLIALAACQAYAKEVSTPK, from the coding sequence GTGAATGCCGTGGCGTGGAAGCTGGGTGGTGTCGTTGCAGCGCTGGCCATTGTGGCTGGCGGTGCGGCGGCGCTGGCCTGGCAGCTTCAGGACGGGCGCTACGGCCGGCAGATGGCCGAGCAGGCGAGACTCCACGGCGAGACCCTAAACGAGCTGACCCGGGCGGCTGCCACCCAGCAGCGCACCGAACAAGACAAACGCCTCGCGCTCGAGCAACGCCTGGCGGCCAGCGACCAAACCCATTACGAGGCTTTGACCCATGCTCAAAAAGACCAGGCTCGTCTGCGCGACCGCCTTGCCACTGCTGATGTCCGGTTGTCAGTCCTACTCGACGCCACCGATTCAGCCAGCGGCACCGCAGTGTCAGCCGCCACCACAACCGGCGGCGTGGTTCATGGAGCCACAAGAGCCCAGCTTGACCCAGCGCATGCTCAACGAATTATCGGCATCACCGATGCCGGCGACCAAGGATTGATCGCGTTGGCGGCCTGTCAGGCCTACGCCAAAGAAGTCTCAACACCGAAGTAA